A portion of the Halobacillus ihumii genome contains these proteins:
- the spoVS gene encoding stage V sporulation protein SpoVS, producing MEILKVSAKSVPNSVAGALANVIRERGTAEIQAIGAGALNQAVKAVAIARGFVAPSGVDLICIPAFTDIMIDEEERTAIKLIVEPR from the coding sequence ATGGAAATATTAAAAGTATCAGCTAAATCCGTACCTAATTCAGTAGCAGGAGCCTTGGCAAATGTCATTCGGGAACGTGGAACAGCAGAGATTCAAGCCATTGGGGCTGGAGCACTAAACCAGGCCGTGAAAGCGGTTGCGATTGCACGAGGGTTTGTTGCGCCTAGTGGGGTTGATCTCATTTGTATTCCCGCCTTTACCGATATCATGATTGATGAGGAGGAACGTACGGCAATCAAATTAATTGTCGAACCTCGTTAA
- the mutS gene encoding DNA mismatch repair protein MutS: MAKYTPMMQQYLKIKADYKDAFLFFRLGDFYEMFFNDALSASKELEITLTSRDGGDKDRIPMCGVPYHSAESYIGQLIDKGFKVAICEQVEDPKVAKGVVKREVVQLITPGTVMEGSMLDEKENNYLASVTAFKDGTFTVSYNDLTTGENSIALISTGFDAVLSELFNRPVKEVVIASDFDEDRQQLLNERLGYTISYCDQSDIQEGFLHLVESVHQDKFMEGFGRLLHYIEHTQKRALDHLRPVQPIELKEYMSLDMYSKRNLELVETLRKQGKKGSLLSVLDHTITSMGARMLKKWLERPLLSQEVIKTRHDQVEGLLQQFFEREALREQLTSVYDLERLAGRVAFGNVNARDLIQLRNSLTKIPDILETLEQFEHPSLAKLYQEIDPLTSLKDLLEDSLADDPPITIKEGGMVRDGYNAQLDEYRDASKNGRKWIAELEGKERQETGIKSLKIGYNRVFGYYIEVTKANLAHLPEGRYERKQTLTNAERYITPELKEKETLILEAQEKSVELEYQLFVEVRERVKGFVQALQKLAEQISCIDVLQGFAESADQNDYHRPSFGHDRVIDVKQGRHPVVEQVMKGESFVPNDIYMDDTTDMLLITGPNMSGKSTYMRQLALTAIMAQMGSFVPCESAELPVFDQIFTRIGAADDLVSGQSTFMVEMLEANHALSHATEQSMILLDEIGRGTSTYDGMALAQAIVEHIHEKVRAKTLFSTHYHELTSLSDQLDRLKNIHVRAEEYEGNVVFLHQIQEGAADQSYGIHVAKLADLPDSLIERASFLLNHLENANPEVAASSDEEQLSLFVEETKPSKQPQSSGIEKQLKNLNLMQMTPMDAMNELHRLQNQIKS, translated from the coding sequence ATGGCAAAATACACACCCATGATGCAGCAATATTTGAAAATAAAAGCAGACTATAAGGATGCTTTTTTATTTTTTAGATTAGGTGACTTTTATGAAATGTTTTTTAATGATGCACTAAGTGCGTCAAAAGAGCTTGAGATCACGCTGACGAGTCGCGATGGAGGAGATAAGGATCGCATTCCGATGTGCGGTGTCCCATATCATTCTGCTGAAAGTTACATAGGGCAGCTCATTGATAAAGGATTCAAAGTAGCTATCTGTGAGCAAGTTGAAGATCCAAAAGTCGCAAAAGGGGTCGTCAAACGGGAAGTTGTTCAGCTTATTACACCGGGTACGGTGATGGAAGGAAGCATGCTTGATGAAAAGGAAAATAATTACCTCGCTTCTGTCACAGCATTCAAGGATGGAACATTCACCGTTAGTTACAACGATCTCACGACAGGTGAGAACAGCATCGCCCTTATTTCAACTGGTTTCGATGCTGTACTGAGTGAGCTTTTTAATCGCCCGGTTAAAGAAGTGGTGATCGCCAGTGACTTCGATGAGGACCGTCAGCAATTGCTTAATGAGCGATTAGGCTATACAATCTCTTATTGCGATCAGTCTGACATCCAAGAAGGATTTCTGCATCTGGTAGAGTCCGTTCATCAGGATAAATTCATGGAAGGGTTCGGACGATTGCTTCATTATATTGAACACACTCAGAAGCGTGCCCTTGACCACCTGCGCCCGGTTCAACCGATTGAATTGAAAGAATATATGTCATTAGATATGTATTCGAAACGAAATTTAGAACTTGTGGAAACGTTAAGAAAACAAGGGAAGAAAGGCAGTTTACTGTCTGTGCTAGATCATACAATTACTTCTATGGGGGCCCGGATGTTAAAGAAATGGCTTGAACGTCCGCTTCTTTCACAGGAAGTGATTAAGACAAGGCATGATCAAGTTGAAGGATTGCTACAGCAATTTTTCGAGCGGGAAGCACTCCGTGAACAGCTGACATCAGTGTATGATCTGGAGCGATTAGCAGGCAGAGTAGCTTTTGGCAATGTCAACGCGAGAGACTTGATCCAGCTGCGCAATTCACTGACTAAAATTCCTGACATATTAGAAACGCTTGAGCAATTCGAACATCCTTCTCTCGCAAAGCTTTATCAGGAAATTGATCCGCTAACTTCTTTAAAAGACCTATTAGAAGATAGTTTAGCAGATGATCCACCGATTACGATAAAAGAAGGGGGCATGGTTCGAGATGGCTATAATGCTCAGCTTGATGAATATCGAGATGCCTCCAAAAACGGAAGAAAGTGGATCGCCGAGCTAGAAGGAAAAGAACGGCAGGAAACGGGGATTAAATCATTAAAAATAGGCTACAATCGTGTATTTGGCTACTACATTGAAGTTACGAAAGCCAACCTTGCTCATCTCCCGGAAGGCCGTTACGAACGCAAGCAAACGTTAACGAATGCTGAGCGATATATTACCCCTGAGTTGAAAGAAAAAGAAACGCTTATTTTAGAAGCCCAGGAGAAAAGCGTAGAGCTCGAATATCAGCTTTTCGTCGAAGTGCGTGAACGTGTTAAAGGTTTTGTTCAAGCTTTGCAAAAGTTGGCTGAGCAAATTAGCTGTATCGATGTTCTTCAAGGATTTGCCGAGAGCGCAGATCAGAACGACTACCATCGGCCATCCTTTGGTCATGACAGAGTGATTGATGTTAAACAGGGAAGACACCCCGTAGTAGAGCAAGTTATGAAGGGAGAATCGTTTGTTCCGAACGATATTTATATGGATGATACGACAGACATGTTACTGATAACAGGGCCGAATATGTCTGGAAAAAGCACGTATATGAGGCAGCTTGCCTTGACGGCCATCATGGCTCAAATGGGAAGTTTTGTACCTTGTGAATCAGCGGAATTGCCTGTGTTTGATCAAATCTTCACGAGGATTGGTGCCGCAGACGATCTTGTGTCGGGCCAAAGTACCTTTATGGTGGAAATGCTTGAAGCAAATCATGCTCTCAGCCATGCAACGGAACAAAGCATGATTTTGCTCGATGAGATTGGACGAGGAACAAGCACGTATGACGGGATGGCTCTGGCTCAGGCTATAGTAGAGCATATACACGAAAAAGTTCGGGCCAAGACTTTATTTTCCACCCATTATCATGAATTAACGTCACTTTCTGATCAGTTGGATCGATTGAAAAACATTCATGTGCGTGCAGAAGAATATGAAGGGAATGTCGTTTTCCTTCACCAAATTCAAGAAGGCGCAGCTGATCAGAGTTACGGAATTCATGTGGCCAAGCTGGCAGATTTACCAGATTCACTAATCGAACGAGCATCGTTTTTACTAAATCACTTAGAAAATGCAAATCCGGAAGTTGCAGCTTCAAGCGATGAAGAGCAATTAAGTTTATTTGTAGAAGAGACTAAACCTTCAAAGCAGCCACAGTCCTCAGGGATTGAGAAACAACTTAAGAATTTAAACTTGATGCAAATGACTCCAATGGATGCGATGAATGAGCTCCATCGCCTGCAAAACCAGATCAAGTCGTAA
- the rny gene encoding ribonuclease Y: protein MDMLSIAFILLALIVGSVVGYLIRKSIAEAKISSAEDLAKQIVEEGRRNAESAKKEALLEAKEENQTFRQEAENEIRERRMELQKTENRLTQKEENLDRKSGTLDQRELSLEKKEGTLAERQQQIEETESKVEAMIQEQQTELERISGLTSDQAKQVILERVEQEVSHESALMVKEAENRAKEEADKKAKSILSLALQRCAADHVAETTVSVVNLPNDEMKGRIIGREGRNIRTLETLTGIDLIIDDTPEAVILSGFDPIRRETARMALEKLVQDGRIHPARIEEMVDKSRREVDDYIREVGEETTFEIGVHGLHPDLIKILGRLKYRTSYGQNVLKHSTEVAYLSGLLAAELGEDETLARRAGLLHDIGKAIDHEVEGSHVEIGKELASKYKENDVVINAIASHHGDEEPTSIIAVLVAAADALSAARPGARSETLENYIKRLEKLEEICESYGGVEKSFAIQAGREVRIIVRPDEIDDLTATSLARDIRNQIENELDYPGHIKVTVIRETRSVEYAK from the coding sequence ATGGATATGTTATCCATCGCCTTCATTTTGCTTGCCCTTATCGTCGGTTCTGTTGTTGGTTATCTCATTCGGAAATCTATTGCGGAAGCTAAAATCTCAAGTGCCGAGGACCTCGCTAAACAAATTGTTGAAGAAGGTCGACGCAATGCTGAATCTGCGAAGAAAGAAGCACTTCTTGAAGCGAAAGAAGAAAATCAAACTTTTCGTCAGGAAGCAGAGAACGAGATCCGCGAGCGCCGCATGGAGCTGCAGAAAACTGAAAATCGATTAACACAGAAAGAAGAGAATCTTGATCGTAAGAGTGGAACTTTAGATCAACGTGAATTATCACTCGAAAAGAAAGAGGGGACTCTTGCCGAAAGACAACAACAAATTGAAGAAACGGAAAGCAAAGTGGAAGCGATGATTCAAGAGCAGCAAACAGAGCTTGAACGAATCTCCGGTCTTACATCAGACCAAGCAAAACAGGTTATTCTCGAACGCGTGGAACAAGAAGTATCTCATGAATCAGCACTGATGGTTAAGGAAGCCGAAAACCGTGCAAAAGAAGAAGCAGATAAGAAAGCGAAAAGCATTCTTTCACTTGCCCTTCAGCGTTGTGCTGCCGATCACGTTGCAGAGACTACAGTATCAGTAGTAAACTTGCCAAATGACGAAATGAAAGGTCGGATTATCGGTCGTGAAGGACGAAATATCCGTACCCTGGAAACCCTTACTGGCATTGATCTTATTATTGATGATACTCCTGAAGCCGTTATCCTTTCAGGGTTTGATCCTATTCGTCGGGAAACAGCACGCATGGCTTTAGAAAAACTTGTTCAGGATGGCAGGATACATCCAGCACGTATTGAAGAGATGGTTGATAAATCACGACGTGAAGTGGATGATTACATTCGAGAGGTTGGAGAGGAAACGACCTTTGAGATCGGGGTACATGGCTTACATCCAGATCTGATTAAAATTCTTGGTCGTCTGAAATATCGTACAAGCTACGGTCAAAATGTTCTTAAGCATTCTACAGAAGTGGCGTATTTATCCGGTCTTCTGGCTGCAGAGCTGGGAGAAGATGAAACGTTGGCACGCCGTGCAGGACTATTGCATGACATAGGTAAAGCAATTGATCATGAGGTGGAAGGAAGTCACGTGGAAATTGGGAAGGAATTAGCTTCCAAATATAAAGAGAACGATGTCGTGATCAACGCGATTGCTTCTCACCATGGTGACGAAGAACCAACTTCTATCATTGCTGTACTTGTTGCTGCAGCTGATGCTCTCTCAGCCGCACGTCCAGGTGCACGCAGTGAGACACTTGAGAACTACATTAAACGTCTTGAGAAACTTGAAGAGATTTGCGAATCTTACGGCGGTGTAGAAAAGTCATTTGCCATTCAAGCAGGACGTGAAGTACGGATCATTGTTCGACCGGACGAAATTGACGATTTAACAGCGACTAGTCTGGCGAGGGATATTCGTAATCAAATTGAGAATGAACTTGATTATCCAGGCCATATTAAAGTGACAGTCATTCGTGAAACACGTTCAGTGGAATATGCGAAATAA
- the tdh gene encoding L-threonine 3-dehydrogenase, with product MDGTMKAIVKHHRGKGAELREVSIPSIQADEVLIRVKATSICGTDVHIYNWDEWSASRVQPPYVFGHEFAGEIVEVGDAVDNFSTGDYVSAETHLVCGHCPQCLTGKYHICENTQIIGVDTQGCFAEYVALPASNLWRNPDGLPNDIASIQEPMGNAVHTVLNGDVAGKSVAIIGCGPIGLMAVGVAKAAGASQVLAFDLNSYRLELAKEMGATVAINSGETDPVVEAKRLTDQHGVDVVCEMSGHPVAMDQGFKMITNGGRVSILSLPTTPVTLDITNDVVFKGVQVQGITGRKMYETWQQVSRLLHSGQVDVKPIITHHFDLEEFEQGFQLMNEGKCGKVVLHP from the coding sequence GTGGATGGAACAATGAAAGCTATTGTAAAACATCATCGTGGAAAAGGTGCGGAACTTCGTGAAGTTTCTATACCATCTATCCAAGCTGATGAAGTACTTATTCGAGTAAAAGCAACCTCAATCTGTGGGACAGATGTTCATATTTATAATTGGGATGAATGGTCAGCAAGCAGAGTTCAGCCTCCATATGTGTTTGGGCATGAATTTGCTGGTGAAATTGTTGAAGTGGGAGACGCAGTGGACAATTTTTCCACTGGAGATTATGTAAGTGCGGAAACCCATCTTGTGTGTGGGCACTGTCCTCAATGTCTGACAGGGAAATACCATATATGTGAAAATACTCAAATCATTGGGGTTGACACACAAGGGTGTTTTGCTGAGTATGTCGCATTACCTGCTAGTAATCTATGGCGCAATCCAGACGGCCTGCCTAATGATATTGCTTCTATTCAGGAACCAATGGGGAATGCAGTACACACTGTGCTAAATGGTGACGTGGCAGGTAAATCGGTAGCCATTATAGGCTGTGGTCCAATTGGCTTAATGGCCGTCGGGGTCGCTAAAGCTGCCGGAGCCTCTCAAGTGCTGGCATTTGATTTGAATTCTTATCGATTAGAATTAGCTAAAGAAATGGGTGCCACCGTCGCTATCAATTCCGGTGAGACGGATCCAGTAGTAGAAGCTAAAAGATTAACCGATCAACATGGTGTAGACGTCGTTTGCGAAATGAGCGGCCATCCTGTGGCTATGGACCAGGGCTTCAAGATGATCACGAATGGAGGAAGAGTTTCCATTTTAAGTCTTCCCACTACTCCCGTCACCCTTGATATTACTAATGACGTTGTGTTTAAAGGGGTTCAAGTTCAAGGAATAACGGGACGTAAGATGTATGAAACGTGGCAGCAAGTTTCCCGTTTGTTACACTCTGGGCAAGTGGATGTGAAGCCGATTATCACTCATCATTTTGATCTTGAAGAATTTGAACAAGGATTCCAGTTAATGAATGAGGGAAAATGCGGTAAAGTAGTGTTACACCCATAA
- a CDS encoding RicAFT regulatory complex protein RicA family protein, with amino-acid sequence MAQYTRKQVVDEAHKLAKMMADIEEIDRFKQLEAKLNDNKKVQDHIKKIKALQKQAVNFQAYGKTEALEKVEKEIDRLQDELDSIPVVAEFKESQLVINDILQMISSTISREVTNEVIRSTGGDLLSGETGSKQKDEACGH; translated from the coding sequence ATGGCACAGTATACGAGAAAACAAGTGGTGGATGAAGCACACAAGCTTGCAAAAATGATGGCAGACATCGAAGAAATTGACCGCTTTAAACAGCTTGAAGCGAAGCTTAATGATAACAAGAAAGTTCAAGACCACATTAAGAAAATAAAAGCGTTGCAAAAACAGGCTGTCAACTTTCAGGCCTATGGCAAAACCGAAGCACTTGAAAAAGTAGAAAAAGAAATTGACCGCCTGCAAGACGAATTGGATAGTATTCCAGTCGTAGCAGAATTTAAAGAGTCACAACTGGTTATTAATGATATTCTGCAGATGATTTCCAGTACGATCTCCCGCGAAGTGACGAATGAAGTGATCCGCTCAACAGGCGGAGATTTACTAAGTGGAGAGACAGGCTCTAAGCAAAAAGATGAAGCATGTGGCCACTAA
- a CDS encoding outer spore coat protein CotE yields MSFFEREYREIITKAVCGKGKKFTEATNTISPSHRPSSILGCWVINHIYNAKKKGDHVEVSGSYDINVWYSYNDNTKTEVVTERVNYCDHVRLAVKDENCINDHLEVVAKAVQQPNCLECKITAQGQKICVEVEREFIVDVIGETKLCVKVNPHGCERDDDYEFELSSDDFSDIETDFLPSSSSEE; encoded by the coding sequence ATGTCATTCTTTGAGCGGGAGTACCGTGAAATTATTACGAAGGCTGTATGTGGAAAAGGGAAGAAGTTTACCGAAGCAACAAACACGATTAGCCCATCTCATCGTCCATCCAGTATTTTAGGTTGCTGGGTTATCAATCATATCTACAATGCCAAGAAGAAAGGCGACCATGTAGAGGTTTCAGGAAGTTACGACATAAACGTTTGGTACTCTTATAATGATAATACAAAGACAGAAGTTGTAACCGAACGTGTAAACTATTGTGATCATGTTCGCCTGGCAGTAAAAGATGAGAATTGTATCAATGATCATTTAGAAGTGGTAGCAAAAGCAGTTCAGCAGCCTAATTGTTTAGAATGCAAGATTACCGCACAAGGACAGAAAATTTGTGTTGAAGTAGAAAGAGAGTTTATCGTTGATGTGATTGGTGAAACAAAGCTGTGTGTTAAAGTTAATCCTCATGGCTGTGAGAGAGATGATGATTACGAATTTGAATTATCATCCGATGACTTCTCAGATATTGAAACAGATTTTCTTCCTAGCAGCAGTAGTGAAGAGTAA
- a CDS encoding TIGR00282 family metallophosphoesterase yields the protein MKILFIGDVVGSQGRTMVDEYLPKLKQKYQPTITIINGENAAAGKGITEKIYRRFLEVGAQAVTLGNHSWDKREVFEFIDHAEYLVRPANFPEGTPGKGITYVKTPKAEVAVINLQGRTFLAPNDDPFRKIDQLIEEAKKRTPIIFLDFHAEATSEKQAMGWYVDGRVSVNVGTHTHVQTADERILPNGTAYISDVGMTGPYDGILGMEREAVLKRFLTNLPVRFEVPKTGRTQLSGFLVDVDETNGRATKVKRIQINEDHPFFG from the coding sequence ATGAAAATATTATTTATAGGTGATGTTGTAGGGTCACAGGGACGCACGATGGTGGATGAATATCTTCCAAAATTAAAACAGAAGTATCAGCCAACGATTACGATCATTAACGGTGAAAATGCAGCAGCAGGAAAAGGCATTACAGAGAAAATTTATAGGAGATTCCTTGAAGTAGGCGCACAGGCAGTCACGCTGGGAAACCATTCGTGGGATAAGCGTGAAGTATTTGAGTTTATCGATCATGCTGAATATTTAGTTCGACCAGCCAACTTCCCTGAGGGCACACCTGGGAAAGGGATTACGTACGTAAAGACACCTAAAGCTGAAGTAGCGGTAATCAACTTACAAGGCCGTACGTTCCTCGCACCAAACGACGATCCATTTCGGAAAATTGATCAGTTGATTGAGGAAGCTAAGAAGCGAACACCGATTATCTTTCTCGACTTTCATGCCGAAGCCACGAGTGAAAAACAAGCGATGGGCTGGTACGTAGACGGAAGGGTCAGTGTGAATGTCGGAACTCATACTCATGTACAAACGGCTGATGAGCGTATTTTACCAAATGGGACTGCCTATATTTCTGATGTTGGCATGACTGGGCCCTATGATGGAATTCTTGGTATGGAACGTGAAGCCGTATTAAAAAGGTTTTTAACAAATTTGCCGGTACGTTTTGAAGTTCCTAAGACGGGAAGAACACAATTAAGTGGTTTTTTGGTAGATGTGGATGAAACAAACGGCCGTGCAACAAAGGTGAAACGGATTCAAATTAACGAGGACCACCCGTTTTTCGGTTGA
- a CDS encoding glycine C-acetyltransferase, whose translation MKGFEYLQDQLDDMKDEGTFRKLIPLESAQGSKVVIKGKEVIQLSSNNYLGLTSHPRMKKAADEANEKYGVGTGSVRTIAGTLQMHEDFEEKLAKFKHTEAALVFQSGFTTNQGVLSSILSDQDVVISDELNHASIIDGIRLTKASRKIYKHVDMDSLEQALKESADFRTRLVVTDGVFSMDGNIAPLPKIVELAEKYDALIMVDDAHASGVLGDNGRGTVNHFNLDGRVHIQVGTLSKAIGVLGGYVASTKTLREYLIHKGRPFLFSTSHPPAVTAANDAAIDVLLEEPELIEKLWDNTKFFKDGLQKLGFDTGISETPVTPVMIGDDALTHKFSDALFEEGVFAQGIVFPTVQRGKGRIRTIVTAEHSKEELQEALTAFEKVGKKLNIL comes from the coding sequence ATGAAAGGATTTGAATATTTACAGGACCAATTAGATGACATGAAAGATGAAGGGACGTTTAGAAAACTGATCCCGCTTGAATCGGCTCAAGGTTCAAAGGTAGTTATTAAAGGAAAAGAGGTCATTCAGCTTTCCTCGAATAACTATCTAGGATTAACATCTCATCCGCGAATGAAAAAAGCTGCCGACGAAGCAAATGAAAAATATGGTGTAGGGACAGGTTCTGTTCGGACTATTGCAGGTACCTTGCAAATGCACGAAGATTTTGAAGAGAAACTTGCCAAATTTAAGCATACTGAAGCGGCACTTGTGTTCCAATCTGGTTTTACGACAAACCAAGGAGTGCTTTCCTCGATTTTATCAGATCAGGATGTCGTGATTTCGGATGAACTCAACCATGCTTCTATCATCGATGGCATTCGTCTGACGAAGGCTTCGCGTAAGATATATAAACACGTGGACATGGATTCATTGGAGCAAGCGCTTAAAGAAAGTGCAGATTTTCGTACACGCCTTGTCGTAACAGACGGAGTATTCTCTATGGATGGAAACATTGCTCCCCTTCCCAAGATCGTTGAACTCGCTGAAAAATATGATGCCTTAATTATGGTTGATGATGCTCATGCAAGTGGTGTATTAGGCGATAACGGACGCGGAACCGTTAACCATTTCAATTTAGATGGCCGTGTCCATATTCAAGTCGGAACGTTAAGTAAAGCGATTGGTGTCCTGGGTGGATATGTAGCAAGTACAAAAACCTTACGCGAATACTTGATTCATAAAGGACGCCCATTCCTATTCAGTACCTCTCATCCACCAGCAGTAACAGCAGCCAACGATGCGGCAATTGATGTGCTGTTAGAGGAGCCGGAACTGATTGAGAAGCTTTGGGACAATACGAAATTCTTTAAAGACGGGCTGCAGAAGCTTGGCTTTGATACAGGAATTAGTGAAACACCTGTTACGCCGGTCATGATCGGTGACGATGCGCTAACACATAAATTCTCTGATGCACTGTTTGAAGAAGGTGTGTTTGCACAAGGCATTGTCTTCCCAACCGTACAACGTGGAAAAGGACGAATCCGCACCATTGTGACAGCTGAGCATTCAAAAGAAGAGCTCCAAGAAGCTTTGACTGCTTTTGAAAAAGTTGGCAAAAAACTTAATATATTATAG
- the miaB gene encoding tRNA (N6-isopentenyl adenosine(37)-C2)-methylthiotransferase MiaB, with the protein MNEQQRKESSQIRQGTPADVKSDQDNLNRIKDKSSEDFMKYFETTYQPPSLRKAQRRRKEDIKVHYDFTIPEDLDNIGQDRKYMIRTYGCQMNEHDTEVMAGIFEEMGYESTNDTKEADIILLNTCAIRENAENKVFGEIGHLKPLKLENPNLIIGVCGCMSQEESVVNRILKKHPFIDLIFGTHNIHRLPQLVKEAMFGKEMVIDVWSKEGDIIENLPRSRKGKIKGWVNIMYGCDKFCTYCIVPYTRGKERSRLPEDIIQEVRHLAAQGYKEITLLGQNVNAYGKDLEMDFGLGDLMDELRDIDIPRIRFTTSHPRDFDDRLIEVLAKGGNMLDHIHLPVQSGNSDILKIMGRKYSREEYLELVRKIRRAMPDATLTTDIIVGFPNETKEQFEDTMSLVEEVGFEAAYTFIYSARDGTPAARMTDNISMEEKKDRLQRLNKLVNDQAAEAMKQYEGEVVEVLVEGESKKNSEVLAGYTKRNKMVNFTGPRSSIGTIVKVKINKAKTWSLDGVMVEETIEVK; encoded by the coding sequence ATGAACGAACAACAACGCAAAGAATCGTCACAAATTCGCCAGGGAACTCCAGCGGACGTAAAATCCGACCAGGATAACCTTAATCGAATTAAAGACAAAAGCAGTGAAGACTTTATGAAGTATTTCGAGACGACCTATCAGCCGCCTTCCCTAAGAAAAGCGCAGCGTCGTCGAAAAGAGGATATAAAGGTTCACTATGATTTCACGATACCAGAGGATTTGGATAACATAGGGCAGGATCGTAAATACATGATTCGCACGTATGGCTGTCAAATGAACGAGCATGATACGGAAGTTATGGCCGGGATTTTTGAAGAGATGGGATATGAGTCCACGAATGATACGAAAGAAGCCGATATCATTCTGCTGAACACTTGTGCTATTCGAGAAAATGCAGAGAACAAAGTGTTTGGGGAAATTGGGCACCTGAAACCATTGAAACTCGAGAATCCTAACTTGATCATTGGTGTGTGTGGATGTATGTCTCAGGAGGAATCCGTCGTAAACAGGATTTTGAAAAAGCATCCATTCATTGACTTGATCTTTGGAACCCATAATATCCACCGTCTGCCTCAACTTGTGAAAGAAGCAATGTTCGGAAAAGAGATGGTGATTGATGTATGGTCTAAAGAAGGCGACATCATCGAAAACCTTCCGCGTTCCCGTAAAGGGAAAATTAAAGGATGGGTCAACATTATGTACGGCTGTGACAAGTTCTGTACATATTGTATTGTACCTTACACTCGAGGAAAAGAACGGAGCCGATTGCCGGAGGACATCATTCAGGAAGTCCGTCACTTAGCTGCCCAAGGCTATAAAGAGATTACTCTCCTTGGACAAAACGTTAATGCATACGGAAAAGATCTTGAGATGGATTTTGGACTTGGCGACTTAATGGATGAACTACGCGATATTGATATACCAAGAATTCGGTTTACAACCTCACATCCGCGTGACTTTGATGATCGTTTAATTGAGGTCCTTGCTAAAGGTGGAAATATGCTTGACCATATTCACCTTCCTGTACAATCCGGAAACTCAGACATTCTGAAAATTATGGGGCGTAAATATTCTCGTGAAGAGTATTTAGAGCTGGTACGCAAGATTCGCAGAGCTATGCCAGATGCAACGCTAACCACTGATATTATCGTTGGGTTCCCGAATGAAACGAAAGAACAATTTGAGGACACTATGTCTCTTGTCGAAGAAGTTGGTTTTGAAGCGGCCTATACGTTTATTTATTCAGCTCGTGACGGTACACCTGCTGCTCGCATGACAGATAATATATCTATGGAAGAGAAAAAAGATCGCCTGCAGCGTCTGAACAAACTTGTGAATGATCAGGCGGCCGAAGCTATGAAACAATATGAAGGCGAAGTTGTTGAAGTGCTTGTAGAAGGCGAAAGTAAGAAAAATAGTGAAGTGTTAGCAGGTTATACGAAACGAAATAAAATGGTAAACTTTACAGGTCCGCGTTCATCAATAGGGACCATCGTGAAAGTGAAAATTAATAAAGCGAAGACCTGGTCCTTAGATGGGGTTATGGTCGAAGAGACTATAGAGGTGAAATAA